The following are from one region of the Streptomyces fradiae genome:
- the hutH gene encoding histidine ammonia-lyase, whose product MQTVVLGTSGTTPQDVIDVARHGARVELSSDAVQALAAARATVDALAAKPEPVYGVSTGFGALATRHIGHDLRTQLQRNIVRSHAAGMGPRVEREVVRALMFLRLKTVASGYTGVRPEVAQTMADVLNAGITPVVHEYGSLGCSGDLAPLSHCALALMGEGDAEGPDGEVKPAGELLAAAGIEPVELREKEGLALLNGTDGMLGMLIMALADLDNLYKSADVTAALSLEALLGTEKVLEPELHTVRPHPGQGDSAANMLAVLKGSELTGHYQSGEAPRVQDAYSVRCAPQVAGAGRDTMAHARLVAERELAASVDNPIVLPSGEVRSNGNFHGAPVAYVLDFLAIAAADLGSIAERRTDRLLDKNRSHGLPPFLADDAGVDSGLMIAQYTQAALVSEMKRLAVPASADSIPSSAMQEDHVSMGWSAARKLRTAIDNLTRIIAVELYAATRGIELRHGLSPAPASAAAIEALRAAGVAGPGPDRFLAPDLAAADAFVRAGRLVAAVEPVTGPLA is encoded by the coding sequence ATGCAGACTGTCGTCCTTGGGACGTCCGGCACCACCCCGCAGGACGTCATCGACGTCGCCCGCCACGGCGCGCGCGTCGAGCTGTCATCCGACGCCGTCCAGGCGCTCGCCGCCGCCCGCGCCACCGTGGACGCGCTCGCCGCCAAGCCCGAGCCGGTGTACGGCGTCTCCACCGGCTTCGGTGCGCTCGCCACCCGCCACATCGGGCATGACCTGCGCACCCAGCTGCAGCGCAACATCGTCCGCTCGCACGCCGCCGGCATGGGCCCGCGGGTCGAGCGCGAGGTCGTCCGGGCACTGATGTTCCTGCGGCTCAAGACCGTCGCCTCCGGCTACACCGGCGTCCGCCCCGAGGTCGCCCAGACCATGGCCGACGTGCTCAACGCCGGCATCACCCCGGTCGTCCACGAGTACGGCTCCCTCGGCTGCTCCGGCGACCTCGCGCCGCTCTCCCACTGCGCGCTCGCGCTCATGGGCGAGGGCGACGCGGAGGGCCCCGACGGCGAGGTGAAGCCGGCCGGCGAGCTGCTCGCCGCCGCCGGCATCGAGCCCGTCGAGCTCCGCGAGAAGGAGGGCCTCGCCCTCCTCAACGGCACCGACGGCATGCTCGGCATGCTGATCATGGCCCTCGCCGACCTCGACAACCTCTACAAGTCGGCCGACGTCACCGCCGCCCTCTCCCTGGAGGCGCTGCTCGGCACCGAGAAGGTCCTCGAGCCCGAGCTGCACACCGTCCGCCCGCACCCCGGCCAGGGCGACTCCGCCGCCAACATGCTCGCCGTCCTCAAGGGCTCCGAGCTCACCGGCCACTACCAGAGCGGCGAGGCCCCCCGGGTCCAGGACGCCTACTCGGTGCGCTGCGCCCCGCAGGTCGCCGGCGCCGGCCGCGACACCATGGCGCACGCCCGCCTGGTCGCCGAGCGCGAGCTCGCCGCCTCCGTCGACAACCCGATCGTGCTGCCCAGCGGCGAGGTCCGCTCCAACGGCAACTTCCACGGCGCCCCCGTCGCGTACGTCCTCGACTTCCTCGCCATCGCCGCCGCCGACCTCGGCTCCATCGCCGAGCGCCGCACCGACCGGCTGCTCGACAAGAACCGCTCGCACGGCCTGCCGCCCTTCCTCGCCGACGACGCCGGCGTGGACTCGGGCCTGATGATCGCCCAGTACACGCAGGCCGCCCTGGTCAGCGAGATGAAGCGGCTCGCCGTCCCGGCCTCCGCCGACTCCATCCCGTCCTCGGCGATGCAGGAGGACCACGTCTCCATGGGCTGGTCCGCCGCCCGCAAGCTGCGCACCGCCATCGACAACCTCACCCGGATCATCGCCGTCGAGCTCTACGCCGCCACCCGCGGCATCGAGCTGCGCCACGGCCTGAGCCCGGCCCCGGCCTCCGCCGCCGCCATCGAGGCGCTGCGCGCCGCCGGTGTCGCCGGCCCCGGGCCGGATCGTTTCCTCGCCCCCGACCTGGCCGCCGCCGACGCCTTCGTACGGGCCGGCCGCCTGGTCGCCGCCGTGGAGCCGGTCACCGGCCCCCTGGCGTAA
- a CDS encoding MFS transporter has protein sequence MTPTAGPALGNRRATYREVLAEPRFRLLFSTRTVAITAGALRITTFSVLVFASTGSPLLSALAFGIGFLPQLFGSLLLGSLADRLPPRALIAGGYALEGAAALLLALVRMPVAASLGVVALVALATPVFGGASGRLVAQWLEGDAYVLGRSLNNIAGSGAQLLGLALGGAAVAVLGPRRALAVSAVLYLGCALAVRLRLPRLQPGEFGGSGPGDGGAVRASLRGAGLLLRGRPVRRLMLAQWLPPAFVAGAEGLIVAYAGARGFAPGWYAVLMACLPVGMLVGDLLVGRLLRPPTRERLVVPLIALMGLPLVGFAAEPGVGVSSCLLLLCGFGFAYGLGLQRPFLDALPPDGQGQAFGLLGSGGMTLQGVGPACFGVVAAGVGTGGAIALAGGATALAAGWILTWHPCDHNQPMKGSSA, from the coding sequence ATGACCCCGACCGCCGGCCCCGCACTGGGCAACCGCCGTGCCACCTACCGGGAGGTGCTTGCCGAGCCGCGATTCCGGCTGCTGTTCTCGACCCGTACCGTCGCGATCACCGCGGGCGCGCTGCGGATCACCACGTTCTCGGTGCTGGTCTTCGCGTCCACCGGCTCCCCGCTGCTGAGCGCGCTGGCCTTCGGCATCGGCTTTCTCCCCCAGCTGTTCGGCTCGCTGCTCCTTGGCTCGCTGGCCGACCGCCTGCCGCCCCGCGCGCTCATCGCCGGCGGTTACGCGTTGGAGGGCGCCGCCGCCCTGCTGCTCGCCCTGGTGCGGATGCCGGTCGCGGCGAGCCTCGGCGTCGTGGCCCTTGTCGCCCTGGCCACACCGGTGTTCGGCGGCGCGTCGGGCCGGCTGGTCGCGCAGTGGCTGGAGGGCGACGCGTACGTACTGGGCCGTTCACTGAACAACATCGCCGGCTCCGGCGCGCAGTTGCTCGGTCTGGCGCTGGGCGGTGCGGCCGTCGCGGTACTCGGCCCGCGCCGGGCGCTCGCGGTGAGCGCCGTCCTCTACCTCGGCTGCGCGCTCGCCGTCCGCCTCCGGCTGCCCCGGCTGCAGCCGGGCGAGTTCGGCGGCAGCGGCCCGGGCGACGGCGGGGCCGTACGGGCAAGCCTGCGCGGTGCCGGCCTGCTACTGCGCGGCCGGCCGGTGCGCCGCCTGATGCTGGCCCAGTGGCTGCCGCCCGCGTTCGTCGCGGGCGCGGAAGGCCTGATCGTCGCCTACGCGGGAGCACGCGGCTTCGCGCCCGGCTGGTACGCCGTGCTGATGGCCTGTCTGCCGGTCGGCATGCTCGTCGGTGACCTGCTGGTCGGTCGACTGCTGCGGCCACCCACCCGCGAGCGACTGGTCGTCCCGCTGATCGCGCTGATGGGCCTGCCGCTGGTCGGCTTCGCCGCCGAGCCCGGCGTGGGCGTCTCGTCCTGCCTGCTGCTGCTCTGCGGCTTCGGATTCGCCTACGGCCTCGGCCTGCAACGGCCGTTCCTGGACGCCCTCCCGCCGGACGGCCAGGGCCAGGCCTTCGGCCTGCTCGGCTCCGGCGGCATGACGCTGCAGGGCGTCGGCCCGGCCTGCTTCGGCGTCGTGGCCGCGGGCGTCGGAACAGGCGGCGCGATCGCCCTGGCGGGCGGCGCGACGGCGCTCGCCGCCGGCTGGATCCTCACCTGGCACCCCTGTGACCACAATCAGCCCATGAAAGGCTCATCCGCATGA
- a CDS encoding LAETG motif-containing sortase-dependent surface protein: MSVARRPLLTATAAGTLLCALWFVPNANATGEQGRDGAATQSASAEDEGVTGAGTRLAETGGPNTTPYLLGGSLFLGVGAGFVTLAMRRGGRAS; encoded by the coding sequence GTGTCCGTCGCTCGACGCCCGCTGCTCACCGCCACCGCCGCCGGGACACTGCTCTGCGCGCTGTGGTTCGTGCCGAACGCGAACGCCACCGGGGAGCAGGGCAGAGACGGCGCCGCCACGCAGTCCGCCTCGGCGGAGGACGAGGGCGTGACCGGCGCCGGTACCCGGCTCGCCGAGACGGGCGGCCCGAACACCACTCCGTACCTGCTGGGCGGGTCGCTGTTCCTGGGCGTGGGGGCCGGTTTCGTGACGCTGGCGATGCGGCGGGGCGGCCGGGCCTCGTGA
- a CDS encoding tetratricopeptide repeat protein gives MSRWRRRKEPGVQVGGDVAYSAIGPYSSVVVQQAPAPDAPAVEWPVEVGSVPALASAFQPRAGLRERIDAVRAEGGTAVLTQVLSGGGGVGKSQLAASYAAGAVADGTDLVVWVPAGELQQVVTLYARAAQRIAAPGAAGEDPEADARAFLAWLATTDRRWLVVLDDIGDPDTVEGWWPSSRTGTGWVLATTRLHDARLTGGGRRRVSVDVYEPAEAAAYLRARLAEEAGLADGAEEELAHELGHLPLALGHAAAYMLNSGLGCAAYLDLFRRSSLGDALPPSADAEGYGRAVATTLLLSLDAAEAADPAGLGRPILRLAALLDPAGHPEALWETEAVLDHLDPLGDHEPEEIRASLRVLHRYALLTCDSGTGTVRMHALTARAVRETTPEEEFAGLAEAAAEALLFLWPEPERPDWELAAVLRANTVSLAAAVGPLVWDVIDCRQLVFTAGFSLFREGRLGAATAYWAAVADACAAFLGAEHPDTLQALARLAEAYSRTGRVAEAIEVEEGVLAACERVLGPEDNDTLVTRADLATSYAMAGRLPEAVALMEQVVADRDRLFGPGGADTAQARANLAAYLQETGRLSEALVLAERALVEMEEAVGPDHPTLLGVRNNLAAAYHDAGRPVEAVALKERALADAERLLGAEHHQTSFLRGNLAVSYWDLGRRAEAVALLGRAVAELRSVLGPSHPDVVEYAGTLALMRAAARSARPLWRRLLGR, from the coding sequence GTGAGCCGATGGCGACGGCGGAAGGAGCCGGGCGTCCAGGTCGGGGGCGATGTCGCGTACAGCGCGATCGGCCCGTACAGCTCCGTCGTCGTCCAGCAGGCCCCCGCCCCGGACGCCCCGGCGGTCGAGTGGCCCGTCGAGGTCGGTTCCGTACCCGCGCTCGCCTCCGCCTTCCAGCCGCGCGCCGGGCTGCGCGAGCGGATCGACGCGGTGCGCGCCGAGGGCGGTACGGCGGTGCTGACGCAGGTCCTGTCGGGCGGCGGCGGGGTCGGCAAGTCGCAGCTCGCCGCCTCGTACGCGGCCGGGGCCGTCGCCGACGGGACCGACCTGGTGGTGTGGGTACCGGCCGGGGAGCTCCAGCAGGTCGTCACCCTGTACGCGCGCGCCGCGCAGCGGATCGCCGCGCCCGGCGCGGCCGGTGAGGACCCGGAGGCCGACGCCCGCGCGTTCCTCGCGTGGCTCGCCACCACGGACCGCCGCTGGCTCGTCGTGCTCGACGACATCGGCGACCCGGACACCGTCGAGGGCTGGTGGCCGAGCAGCCGCACCGGCACCGGCTGGGTCCTCGCCACCACCCGCCTCCACGACGCCCGGCTCACCGGCGGGGGCCGCCGCCGGGTCTCCGTGGACGTGTACGAGCCCGCCGAGGCGGCCGCCTATCTGCGGGCCCGGCTCGCGGAGGAAGCGGGGCTCGCGGACGGCGCGGAGGAGGAGCTGGCCCACGAGCTCGGACACCTCCCGCTCGCGCTCGGGCACGCCGCCGCGTACATGCTCAACAGCGGCCTCGGCTGCGCCGCCTACCTGGATCTCTTCCGCCGCTCGTCCCTCGGCGACGCGCTGCCGCCGTCCGCCGATGCCGAGGGGTACGGGCGCGCGGTGGCCACGACCCTCCTCCTCTCCCTCGACGCGGCCGAGGCCGCCGACCCGGCCGGCCTCGGCCGCCCGATCCTGCGGCTGGCCGCCCTCCTGGACCCGGCAGGGCATCCGGAGGCCCTGTGGGAGACGGAGGCGGTGCTCGACCACCTCGACCCGCTCGGCGACCACGAGCCCGAGGAGATCCGCGCGAGCCTGCGCGTTCTCCACCGGTACGCCCTGCTGACCTGCGACAGCGGTACGGGGACGGTCCGGATGCACGCCCTGACGGCCCGGGCGGTACGGGAGACGACCCCCGAGGAGGAGTTCGCCGGCCTGGCGGAGGCGGCGGCCGAGGCGCTGCTGTTCCTGTGGCCGGAGCCGGAGCGGCCGGACTGGGAGCTGGCCGCGGTCCTGCGCGCCAACACGGTGAGCCTCGCGGCGGCCGTGGGCCCGCTGGTGTGGGACGTGATCGACTGCCGGCAGCTGGTGTTCACGGCCGGGTTCAGTCTGTTCAGGGAGGGGCGGCTCGGCGCCGCGACGGCCTACTGGGCTGCGGTCGCCGACGCCTGCGCGGCTTTTCTGGGCGCCGAACACCCCGACACCCTGCAGGCCCTCGCGCGCCTCGCCGAAGCGTACTCGCGGACGGGTCGCGTCGCCGAGGCCATCGAGGTGGAGGAGGGCGTGCTGGCCGCCTGCGAGCGCGTGCTGGGGCCCGAGGACAACGACACCCTCGTCACCCGCGCCGATCTCGCCACCTCCTACGCGATGGCCGGACGGCTCCCGGAGGCCGTGGCCCTGATGGAGCAGGTCGTCGCCGACCGGGACCGGCTCTTCGGGCCCGGTGGCGCGGACACCGCCCAGGCGCGCGCCAATCTGGCGGCCTACCTCCAGGAGACGGGCCGGCTCTCCGAGGCCCTCGTCCTGGCCGAGCGGGCCCTCGTGGAGATGGAGGAGGCGGTGGGTCCGGACCACCCCACGCTCCTGGGTGTACGGAACAACCTGGCCGCCGCCTACCACGACGCCGGAAGGCCGGTCGAGGCCGTGGCGCTGAAGGAACGGGCGCTCGCGGACGCCGAACGGCTGCTCGGCGCCGAGCACCACCAGACGTCCTTCCTGCGGGGCAACCTTGCCGTCAGCTACTGGGACCTGGGCCGCCGCGCGGAGGCCGTCGCCCTGCTCGGCCGGGCGGTCGCCGAGCTGCGGAGCGTCCTCGGCCCCTCCCACCCCGACGTCGTCGAGTACGCCGGAACCCTGGCGCTGATGCGCGCCGCGGCCCGCTCCGCCCGCCCCCTCTGGCGCCGCCTGCTGGGCCGCTGA
- a CDS encoding DinB family protein codes for MIDEFAKDHLHARLRRDREALLWKLDGLSEYDARRPLTATGTNLLGLVKHVATVEARYFGEVFDRPSPEPLCRWQDHDGSDQWAAEDETREEIIAFYRRTWEHSDATITALPLDAAGHVPWWPEPSPNTDLFGVFLHVLTETIRHTGHADILRESVDGRTGLRAEHERPIDEEARAAYFTKLEQAARSAARV; via the coding sequence ATGATCGACGAATTCGCGAAGGACCACCTGCACGCGAGACTGCGGCGGGACCGCGAGGCGCTCCTCTGGAAACTCGACGGCCTCTCCGAATACGACGCCCGCCGCCCTCTGACAGCGACCGGGACCAACCTCCTCGGCCTGGTCAAACACGTGGCCACCGTCGAGGCCCGGTACTTCGGCGAGGTCTTCGACCGCCCCTCCCCGGAACCGCTGTGCCGATGGCAGGACCACGACGGCAGCGATCAGTGGGCGGCGGAGGACGAGACCCGCGAGGAGATCATCGCCTTCTACCGGCGCACCTGGGAACACTCGGACGCGACGATCACCGCGCTCCCCCTCGACGCCGCCGGCCACGTCCCGTGGTGGCCGGAGCCCTCCCCCAACACAGACCTCTTCGGCGTCTTCCTCCACGTCCTCACGGAGACCATCCGGCACACCGGCCACGCCGACATCCTGCGCGAGAGCGTCGACGGCCGGACCGGGCTGCGCGCCGAACACGAGCGTCCGATCGACGAGGAGGCCCGCGCGGCCTACTTCACGAAGCTCGAACAGGCCGCCAGGTCCGCCGCTCGCGTCTAG
- a CDS encoding ArsR/SmtB family transcription factor, with amino-acid sequence MLRFEVSVDDLLRSRFALSPALDLCLLLRSLAGQDRPLPHAWAARLRPAFERLCRETELDAVLALHTPLSGPNFVAPPPRGLNQSWADDLATIRATPLEAARQEWATTATGPYARDPRVRAVLDSPDAVPRIAEAMDRAWHKLLAADWPQLRAICERDVVHRVGVIGEHGWATAIESLHPGIAWREGGIEIGFLRGGTIRLAGDGLLVIPSVFVGHVAAHMEDPWPRTLVYQARGTAALWGEQETVPRPDALTALVGRARARLLLALDAPASTSHLARSLAMAPGAVGDHLAILRSAGLLVRARSGRSVLYRRTPLGEALVGGARVGGSG; translated from the coding sequence GTGCTCCGCTTCGAAGTCTCCGTCGACGACCTGCTGCGCAGCCGCTTCGCCCTGTCGCCCGCGCTGGACCTCTGCCTGCTGCTGCGCTCGCTCGCCGGCCAGGACCGGCCGCTGCCGCACGCCTGGGCCGCCCGGCTCCGGCCGGCCTTCGAGCGGCTCTGCCGCGAGACCGAACTCGATGCCGTCCTCGCCCTGCACACCCCGCTGTCCGGACCGAACTTCGTCGCCCCGCCCCCGCGCGGCCTCAACCAGTCCTGGGCGGACGACCTGGCCACGATCCGGGCCACACCGCTGGAGGCGGCCCGCCAGGAGTGGGCCACCACCGCGACCGGCCCGTACGCCCGTGATCCCCGCGTACGCGCGGTCCTCGACTCGCCGGACGCCGTCCCCAGGATCGCCGAGGCGATGGACCGGGCGTGGCACAAGCTGCTCGCCGCCGACTGGCCGCAACTGCGCGCGATCTGTGAGCGCGATGTCGTGCACCGGGTGGGGGTGATCGGCGAACACGGCTGGGCCACGGCCATCGAGAGCCTGCACCCGGGCATCGCCTGGCGCGAGGGCGGCATCGAGATCGGCTTCCTCCGAGGCGGAACCATCCGCCTCGCCGGCGACGGGCTCCTGGTGATCCCTTCGGTCTTCGTCGGGCATGTCGCCGCCCACATGGAAGACCCCTGGCCCAGGACCCTGGTCTACCAGGCCCGCGGCACCGCCGCCCTGTGGGGCGAGCAGGAGACCGTCCCGCGACCGGACGCGCTGACCGCCCTGGTCGGCCGCGCCCGAGCCCGGCTGCTGCTGGCCCTTGACGCCCCGGCCAGTACCAGCCACCTCGCCCGCAGCCTCGCCATGGCACCCGGCGCGGTGGGCGACCACCTCGCCATCCTGCGCAGCGCGGGGCTGCTCGTCCGCGCCCGCTCCGGACGTTCGGTGCTCTACCGGCGTACCCCGCTCGGCGAGGCGCTGGTCGGCGGAGCACGGGTCGGCGGTTCGGGCTGA